The genomic window TTTTACTTCAAGGGTAGTGTTGTTATCCGGACAAAGATGAGGGGCATTTCGGTCGTAAACTTTGAAACCGTTTCCGCCTGCATTAACAACAATTAGACCTCTTGTTCCGGACTGTTGTTCGTCAATATATTTCCATCCGCCGGTATTGTTAAGGTCATAGTAAGCCGGAAGATTTAAATTGAGTGTTACATTGATTGGGCTGCTTGGGAAGCAGCTTACCGTATCCTGGGTTCTTCCACAAGAGTTTAGGGTTAAATTACTGAAAATCAGCAATATTGAAATAATTAAGATTGAAAAACTTTTTTTCATTTCAATTTAAATTTTTATATATTTGTAAAAATTAAACGATTATTACACGAAAACATTGTCCGGCAAATGTCGGATTATTTTTTTATACTAAAACTAAATTTTAAAAATTATGGCAAGCTATGTTACAAAGGAGGGACTAGACAAAATGAAAGCCGAGCTGGAACAGTTGGAAACGATTGAGAGACCTAGAATTACCCAGCAGATTGCAGAAGCCAGAGATAAGGGAGATCTTTCAGAAAATGCTGAATATGATGCTGCTAAAGAAGCGCAGGGGATGCTGGAAATGAGGATTTCTAAATTAAAGGACGTTATTTCTACTTCTAAAATTATAGATGAAAGCCAATTAGATACTTCTAAAGTTTCAATTTTAACAACGGTGAAGCTTAAAAATAACGCTACAAAGCAAGAACAGGTATTTAAATTGGTTCCTGATAATGAAAGTGATCTTAAATCCGGAAAAATTTCTGTAAATACCCCTATTGCTAAAGGTCTTTTGGGTAAAGTGGTTGGTGAAACTGCCGAAATTACTTTGCCAAACGGAAATAAACTGTCTTTCGAAGTATTGGAAATCACTCTGTAAAAACTAAATCCGTAGAATAATGAGCACAATATTCACTAAAATAATTAACGGAGAAATACCGGCTTATAAAATTGCTGAAGATGAAAATTTTATTGCATTTTTAGATGCAATGCCTTTGGTAAAAGGACATACGTTGGTAGTTCCGAAGAAAGAAGTCGATTTGATTTTTGATTTGGATAGTGATGAATATAAAAATCTTTGGGGATTTGCTCAGGAAGTCGCTAAGAAAGTAAAAAATGCAATTCCATGTATAAGAGTGGGAGTTGCTGTAGTAGGGCTGGAAGTTCCTCATGCTCATATCCATTTGATCCCTTTGAATAAAATGGAAGACATGAACTTCAGAAATGACAGACTGAAATTATCTGTAGAAGAGTATACAGAAATTCAAAATTCAATTATTAATTCTTAACCCATAACAGAGATCGTAAAAAAGCAATTTTTTACGATTTTCTTTAATAATATTTTATATAAAATGAACTCAAATCAATGTTCATTCTGCGGCAGAAAAAGAAATGAAGTACAGATGCTGATTTCGGGGCAGAATGGTTTTATTTGTGAAAACTGTATCGAGCAGGCGCATTCAATTGTAAAAGACAGTAATTCTAAGACAGGATATTCTCCTGCTGAAAATATAGACGAGCTGAAAAAGCCGAAAGAGATTAAAAGCTTTTTGGATCAGTATGTAATCGGGCAGGATCAGGCAAAAAAGCAGCTTTCGATAGCCGTTTATAATCATTACAAAAGACTGCTTCATGCTAAAGATGAAAATAGAGAAGTAGAACTTGAGAAGTCAAACATCATCATGATCGGTGAAACCGGAACGGGAAAAACGTTGTTGGCGAAAACGATTGCACGTGAGCTGAATGTTCCGTTTTGTATTGTAGATGCTACCATTCTTACAGAAGCCGGTTATGTGGGTGAAGATGTGGAAAGTATCTTGTCAAGACTTTTAATGGTGGCGGACTACGATGTTGAAAAAGCAGAGAAAGGGATTGTATTTATAGATGAAATTGATAAAATTGCCAGAAAATCTGATAACCCGAGTATTACAAGAGATGTTTCCGGAGAAGGAGTGCAGCAGGGTTTATTGAAATTGCTGGAAGGAAGTATCGTGAATGTTCCGCCGCAAGGAGGAAGAAAGCATCCTGATCAAAAATATATCCAGGTGAACACTCAGAATATTTTGTTCATTGCAGGTGGAGCTTTTGACGGAATTAAGGAAATTATTGAGCGAAGAATGAATAAGCAGGCGATTGGTTTCAGCTCAGAAAAAATTAATAAAGTTGATGAGAATGAATATGTGTTAAGAAATATTAATGCAATAGATTTAAGATCTTTCGGGTTGATTCCTGAGCTTTTGGGAAGGTTCCCGATCATTACCTATCTGGAAAAACTTACGAAAGAGACCATGGTTCGAATCATGAAAGAACCTAAAAATTCTATTGTAAATCAGTTTGTTGAGCTTTTCAAAATGGATGGCATACAGCTGACTTTCACAGATGATGCCATTGAAAAGATTGTGGAAGAGACTATGGAAAAGGGATTGGGAGCAAGAGGACTTAGAGGAACAACGGAGAAAGTACTTGAGGACTATATGTTTGACATAGGAGAACAAAACGAAATCGTATTAACTGCTGATAATATTTTGGTAACTAAATGATTTTTATAGTTTTTTGTTAAAAAAAATTATATATTTGCATAGAGTATTTTATTATATTAACACATAAAAATAATATACAATGAAAAAAAATTTATTTACTATAGCACTTTTGGCCACGATGTGTTCTGTTCAGGCGCAGCTATTACACATCGATAATTCGGCAAATGTTTATGTAAGTCAAGGTACTTTGGTGTATAGTGGAGGTGGTGTACAAACGAAAGGGACTGGTGTAGTTGAGAACCACGGAAACTTTATGATCCAAGGAACAACAACTGATGTTTTCAGAAATTTAGATGCATCAGGTACTGAAATTACTACAGGAAATGCTGGCGGATCTTTTATTAACAAACTGAATCAGCCTACAGCTTATGCTTCTGTAAACACCAATTCTTCTTCTGCAACTCCGGTTTATACTTATGGACAGCTATTCATTTCAGGTTTACCTCAAACTGCAATCACAGGGGTGGTTAACCAGGAATACAGAGCTGTTAGTCACGGAGATTACCAGCAAATGGGGATGCCTTTCTACGGAAAGACGATTGCTTCTCTAAACGCGAATAGCGGTGCTGAATTAGGAAAGACCTTTACAACAACAAGAGGTTCTAAAAACGAAATTCTTTACTGGGATAATACAAACGTATATTTCCCTAATCTACCTACCGGACTGAACACAACTATGGGAGTTGATACCAATCCTTACGCTTATTATATTATGGGTGGAAACGGATTAGATGTGTCATCTGCCACTCGTACATTGGTAGGAAGACCGGTTTCTGATGCTAACATGACTGTTTCTTTGGCAAACGCAGGAGCAAATGTGAATTTCGGAACAGGAGGAAGCAACTTAAATCCTGTAAACGAAAAATACTATACGTATTTACAAGATGGGTTTAGTGCATCTGCTGGCCTATGGACAGGAAACTTCGGGAAAAATATTTATCAGTTTGGTAACCCGTTCATGACGAACTTAGATTTGAGTAATCTTGGTGTTAATCAAACTAACTCAGACGGTAATTATTTAAGTAACATTTACGGAGTTCGACTAGAATATCAGGGAGTACAATACTCAACCGGAGGTGGCGGTGGAGCTTCTGCTTATAAATTCATCACATTTGGTGGAGGATCTTTAGCCGGAGATGTTGACTATGCTATGATTAGACCTTACGGAACATTTGTGGTTAAATTGAACGACAATGTTACGCAGCCTACTTTAAACTTAGCCAACCTTCGCAGATTTAACTACTATTCAAGAAATGCTGCTACAACTCCATATTCTGTAAGTGCCAATAAAAACGGTGCAAGCGGTACATTGAAACAATTAGGAGTAATTGGCTTAGATGCTAACGGAAAAGAAGTGGCAAGAACTTATTATATTGTATCTCCAACTACTGTTTCCGGACATTCATCAACGGTGAAAGCTCAGGTGATCACATCCAGCAGTTCATTAGGAACTTTTGAAGAAGATCCTGTAAACGGAGGTTATGATCTGAATAATGTTAATTATTGGATGTATATCAACGAAGCGAATGAGGTTAACTTTAAAGGTAAGAATATTAAATTGGTAAATTACGATCCAAGTATTGTTTCTTACAAATTTGAAATAAGAGAAAATGCAGCTTTAGTTGCCAACGGAACTCATATTCTTTCTGCAGGTGAAGGGTTCTATTATAAAAAATCTACCGACACCAATGTAACAGCTGCTTCACAAGGAGCTACGGTTACAGCAAACGGTGCTGCAAACGGAGTAGAGTATGACTTATATTATGGGGTTCCTAATTCCGGAACTTTAGCAACTTCTGAAACAAATAAGTCTGCAAAAACAATGGTTATTTATAATCCTGATAATGACGGATATTTCGTAAGGTTTGACGGTTCATGGAAAACAGCAGATATAAATGTGTTTGATATGAGCGGTAAATTAGTTTTCTCTCAAAAAGGAGTGAATGCGAAAAAAGACTATGATTTGAGCTTAGATAAGAAACTTAATGTAGGCTATATTGTTAACGTTGTGTCTGAAAAAGGAGAAAGAGTAACCTCAAAAATTGTAAGATAATATGAAAAAGATTTATTTCAAACTTGTATTTACATTCTGTCTGTTAATGTGTACATTTTTTTACGCACAGACACCTACTAACCCTAATCCTCCGGGTGGAGTAGGCGGAGGTACTCCGGGAGCTCAGGCTTCGCCGATCGATATGTATGTGTATGTACTGGGAATCGTAGCTATGTTGCTTATCGTATTCTTTACAAAAAAATACAAAAGTCAAAAAATATAAAAATTTTATTAAAATAATAGCAAACTCTCTGATTAGTCGGGGAGTTTTTTTATTTTTACGATATGAAAAAGATACTTTTATTGTCGGGGATGATGGCAGGATTGTCTATCCATGCTCAGTTTTCAATCACTATTCAAGGACCGGAAGGATTCAAAGAGCAAGATGCTGTTTTATATACACTGAGTGGATCTAAAGATATCATTGTTACCAAAGAACAGAAAAAAAATAATGTATGGACGTTTAAGTATCCTAAAGCTTATTCCGGGATGATGAAGGCGTATTTTCCTAATACAAATAATACGGTAACATTTATTTCTGAAAATAAGAATGTAAACATCAGGCTTGAGGCAGACGGTAATAAAATAAAGGACATCATTTATCTTGATGAAGCCAATGCTTTAATGAGTAGTATTCAGGAATCATCTCAAAAGAAAGAAGTGATACTTCCTGCGCTATCACAAATAAAAGAATATTATAAAGACAATACAGAGTTTGGAAAAGCTTTAAAAGCGGAAATAGGAAGACTATCCGGAAATGATAATTCAGATGCATCTAAATTTCCTTTTGTGAATTATTATAATACAAATTATAATAAGTACTTATCTGCTGAAAATACCAAAAAAATTTCCCAGGATGATATCATTAACTTTATCGATAAGTCCAATGATATGCTGGAAACCTCTTCTTTGCTAAGACCATTATTGGTGGCATACCTGAACAACGGCGGAAATACTAATGTTGCTGGCTCTGTAGATCAATTATTAGATAAGCTAAAGGTAGAAACTCCTCGTGGACAAACTGTTTTATCAGAACTTATTGATATTTTTGACGTCTATGATATGGCGGAATATAAAAATAAGTATTTAGGGCTTGCAAAGAATCTTAAATGCACGATTACAGATCGATTGGCATCCACATTAAAATCTAATGCCAATGTGGAATTAGGGGCAGTTTTCCCTAACTATAAATTTCAGTCTGCTGTAAATACCGATGCAAAGACAATTCATGATGTAAAAGCAGATAAAAAGGTTATTGTTTTCTGGTCGTCTACATGTTCACACTGTGAAACCGAGCTTCCGCAGTTGCTGGCAAAATACAAGGAATTACAAGCTAAAAAGATTCAGATTATTGGATTGTCATTGGATACTGACAAAAGCTCATATACAACTAGAATTGCGGCCTTTCCTTGGATCAATGATTCGGAATTGAGAGGATGGAACAGTTCATACTCGGAAACCTATAATGTACATGCTACACCGACCTATTTTATTTTAGATGCTAACAATAAGATTATCAGTAAACCAGAGCATGTAGGGAATGTTTTAGAATATTTTAATGCAAAATAATTTTGGAGGTAAAGAAATAATTTATATATTTGCACCACGAAAAAGGCGAGGTAGCTCAGTTGGTTAGAGCGCAGGATTCATAACCCTGAGGTCACGGGTTCAATTCCCGTCTTCGCTACAAATTGTACCTTCGGTAGGTGCTGAAAAATATACCGCGGGATGGAGCAGTAGGTAGCTCGTCGGGCTCATAACCCGAAGGTCATCGGTTCGAGTCCGGTTCCCGCTACTAAAATCGTAACTATTTTTAGTTGCGATTTTTTTTTAGGAAAACTCAAGTTGTTTTAAAAGCTTTAAAGAATTTGGTTTTATAGATTTTCTTTTTGTTTTCATCATTATTAACCTTTTAATTTGATCTAAAAAATAATAAAACTATAAATAAATAGATTTAAATTTTCTTTACAGAAGAAGGTGCTTTTAAAAGAAGAAGAGGTTATGATTTTATTAAAAAAAATAAGTATCTTTATTGTGAATTATTTGAAATTGTGAAAAAGTCTTAAAATAAATTCAAAAAATCTTAAATTTTTCATAAAACTCGATAAAAGGAAGAAATAAATTTTTTATTTATAAATATTGTTGTATTTTTACAACGCCTTGAATGAGGGAACAAGTCAAGGTAATAAATTTTTTTTCATCATTTGTGTTTTTAGAATCGTATCGCCTGATACGATTCTTTTTTTTTGACTATTATTTTTCGTAGTTTAGGAGTAAATCGATAAAGTAGGAATAAGTAACGGAACCTTCCTGCTGATTGCTTTTAAGAAACAGATTGTTGGTGAACCCAAAAAAATCATCCAGCCAGCTCTGATGTTCCAGAATGAAAGCTTTTTCAAATGCCCTGTCCCTTTTCATTCCTTCAGAATAGTTGTTTAAAACTGATTCTACGAATTCAGGATCAGTTTCTACAATAAATCTTAAAAGGCTTCTTAAAGTGAAGTATTCGGTGCTGTAGCGTAATTCCGTGTTTGAAGATGTACTGCCGATCAGATAGCCTACAAAATTAGCCTCCTGTTCCCTGGCAAAACCTAATTGATGTGAACTTTCGTGAGCCATTGTAAAAGGAATTGATGTAAAGGGAAGCTGCGAATTGTATTGAGCTTCTGCGGTGAAAGGATTATAATATCCGAGAATTCCGGTAAAGCTCATTACGTTTTTGAAGAGACTGGGCTTAAAGGAATTGATCTCCGGAGCTTTTTTAGTTGTAATGAATCGAGGTATTGCTTGTTGTCTGTGTAGAATTTCAGTTTGAATAGTATTGAGGTTAGAAATCATAAAGATGCCGTTTTTGTCCTCTTTTACCCTTTTCCTGCTGGCTTTGCATTTTTCAAGATATTTCAGAGCTAGTGCTTTTGCTTGGTTGATATCAGGCTCTTTTTGGCTTGACAGCTTTTGGAAGATTGGTGTTTGAAAATATAACATACCCCAGAATACCTGATAGCAGAAGTATATGATATTAATGGTGAAAAGAAATCTTATCATGGTTTTGTTTCTTTCTCTCTTTTTTAAAAATTCAATAAAAGAATACAAAATAAAGATCCCTAAGACTACATATAAAATATCGCCCAACGAAAAAGGAACCCATGAAAAGAGAAGCTGATGAGTTTTTTTCTGAATTTCAAAAAGACTTTCAAAAAAAGAAATCATCAATACTGATTTCGAGAACACAAAAAATAAAAGAAATTGGGCAAGTAATAAACCCGCCCAAAATCTTTTCTTCGTATATATTTTACTACTGTTAATGACCACTTCCTTTTGTGAGTTTGTCAAGGTCTATTCCCTGAGATTTTAAAATACCAGTCACGCGGATTGCGTAGAAGGCTAAATATGCAAAACAAATAACTCCTACAATATAACTGATATGTATTGTTGTTAAATCTGCAATATATCCCTGGATAAGGCTTACAATTCCACCTCCCATGATCATCATGATCAATAATCCGGAACCTTGATTGGTGTGTTTTCCGAGACCATTGATGGCAAGAGCAAAAATACAAGGCCATAATGTAGAACAGAATAAACCTACACTTGTGAATGCATATACAGAAACCATTCCGCTTGTAAACATTCCGGTAAGCAGGGCTATGATTCCTGCAGTAGAGAAAATAAGAAGCATTCTCGCAGGATTTCCTTTACTCATTACATCACAGATAATCATTACAATAATAATTAAACCATACACATAGAAAGGTGTTAAGTCATGTTTTGCAATTGCATTAACCAATAGGAATACTCCAAAAGCCAAATAAGGAGCTAAAAATCTTAATATCTTCTTGAATCCTGCACTAAAATCAAAAGCATCAACAGCTCCTGTCCAACGTCCAATCATCATAGAAGCCCAATAAAGAGAAATATAAGGAGCTACATCTTTTGTTTCAAATCCCAGGTCTTTTTCCATGTATGCAGGTAAATTACTGGCGGTAGATACCTCTACTCCTACATAAACAAAGATGGCAATCATCCCCATAATGAGCTGAGGGTACTGTAGCGCTGATTTTCTGTGTTCTCCCGGTGTAGAATCGTCAGTGTTTTCAGTATTGGTAGGAGTAACTGTAGGAAGTGATGAAAATTTAAGCATAATAGCTACCAAAACAAATGCAGCACCTAAAATAAGATAAGGAATTTTTACACTTTCTATACTAACCTCAGTGCTTGCTGCTGTAGCAGAACCAAAAATTGCGAAAGAAACGATCAGAGGACCAATCGTTGTTCCCAAATTGTTGATTCCACCCGCCATCGTTAATCTCTGAGAGCCTGTTTCTACAGGTCCTACTTCAATTGCAAGAGGATTGGCAACGATTTGCTGTAAAGAAAATCCTAAACCGACAATAAATAATCCGGAGATCATTAATGGGAAAGATCCCATATTGGCAGCAGGATAAAATAATAAAGTTCCCGCAGCTGAAATCAATAGTCCGGAAATTAATCCGTTTTTGTAGCCTATTTTATTGATTAAATCTTGTTTCAGCCCTTTCGAAATAAACATATAAATTAATGAACCCACTGTATATGCTACGTAAAAACAGATTTGTACGAGCATACTTTCGGTTTGCGTTAAATTAAATGCTTTTTTGAAAACCGGGATTAGGATATCATTACTGGCTGCAACAAAACCCCAGAAAAAAAATACTGTAACTAATGGAATAAACTGTCCCCAGTTAGTTTGTTTAGAATAATTCGACATATTTGTTAATAAAAAATTCGCAATAACAAATATAGATTATTTCTTTGATTAAGAGTATTTAACTAAAGTTTTTTTTATTGTCTCAAAAGAAGACAATTTTAAGTCTTTTGGAGAATCTGAAGGAGCTAAAATACCGTTGTAAAAAACTTTTACTTTACCGGGATAACCTTTGGAGTTCTCGAAGGGGAAAATTTCTTTTAAACCGACGAAGGTATGGATCACAATAGGCGAATTGTGCTTGGAAGACAAAGTAAATGCTCCATCCTTGAATTCATCTAAAATAATAGAAGTATCATCAGGAACTCCGCCTTCAGGAAAAATCACGATGCTACAACCTTCTTCCATTTTTTCAGCACTTCTTCTATAAACGTCAGCACGGCTTCTTGCGCTGCTTCTGTCTACCATTACACAAATCCTTTTATAGATGGTCCCGAAAATAGGAATTTTCACCAGTTCCTTTTTTCCGACAAAGCAGATCGGGTGATGCGGAAATAAAATGCAGGTAAGCATAATATCCATAATGGAAGTATGATTAGAAATAATCACATATTGTTTTCCCTTTTCGAGCTGTTGATTGGAAAGTTTAGTAACCTCATGTCTCAAGCCCATTCCGTAGAACATTCCGTAGCTCCAGAACCGGATAAATTTATAGGCATATTTATAATGCTTTTTGCTAAAAGATAAAATATAAACCGGGAGCCCGAAAAATATTGTTAAAAAAAAGGCCAATAGCAAAAGCCAAAATCTCCAGAGATAATTTAAAATCTTTCCCACAAGCTACCCATTAAAAATTACTTTTTTCTTTATTGAATAATTAAGTATCGAAACTAATAAAATTGCTGCAATTTTACTAATCATTTCCGGACTTAGCGTATAGAAAATTAAACTGATATTATCTTTGAAGATGAAACTGTAAAATAACTGAAAAAAACTAAGGCTTAATAAGGTAGAAAGAAAAGAGACCGCCATAAAATAAGCAAACTCTCTGTTTTTGGAATGTTTTCCTCTTTCGAAAACAAACCAGATGCTCAGGAAATAATTGGTGATAATGCCACAGCTTGTAGACAAAATATTACTTAAAGGATAATGAATACCATGAAAATTGGTTTCCTGGGGAAAGATGATGGGAAGACGGGTATTGAAAATTTTAAAGCTTCCAATTTCTACAATGGCACTTAGTCCTCCAGCTATGATGAAGAATAAAATTTGTTTTTGACGTAGGAGTAATTCTCTCATTCGGTTATTGTGAACTGCAAATTTATAACTATATGTTAAACAGTAAAAAAAGTTGTTAAATATTTTTTTTGAACCAAAAATATTTTTAATTTTAATATTCAGAACCATGTAAAACTAACCTGATACTAAATTCATTTTCAATAGTTTGTGTTGAAAGTTTTTTCTATCTTGTAATGCGGGTTTGAACGCATTTTATCAACTTTTTTTGTCAAAAATTTTAATAATATTTGTATGAAAGGTCAAAACAAATACAGAAAATTCCAGCTTCAACAGAAAAATATTGAGGCTCTCGAGAGAGAGAACTCCCGGTTCAAAAGAGTGTACACCGAGTACGAAAATATGTCTGATGAGTTATGGAATCTTGAGAATTCTAACGGAGAACCCGTTCCTGATGATTTTATTAATGCAATGATATTACAGGCTTCTTATCTGGAAGACGAAATTGAAGATTGGCTATTGCATTTTAATGAGAAAAAAACTGATATAAAACAGTAGTGATTTTTAATAAGCTTCTGTCTCGTTTATAAGACTGTTTAAAGATAAATTCATAATTTAGCACCCTTAAACTAAAATGTAATATATGGTTGCTATTGTTGATAGTGGTTCTACCAAATCTGATTGGGTAATCCTGGATGACTTCAAAAACGTTTTCTTAAAGACCGAAACCATTGGTTTTAATCCCAATTTTATCAGCAAAGAGCTTATCGTACCCGAAATTGAAAATAATAAAAGCCTGACATCGGTTAAAAACTCGATCACTAAGATTTATTTCTATGGTTCAGGCTGTGGTGTGAAACAGAATTGCGAAATCATAGAAGAAGAAGTAGGAAAAGTTTTTACCAATGCAGAAGTTATCGTAAAAGAAGATCTTACCGCGGCTGCTTATGCTGCGTATAACGGCAAACCCACGATTGTCTGTATTTTAGGTACAGGCTCCAATTCTTGTTATTTCGACGGAGAAAATATAAAAATAAAACTTCCTTCATTAGGTTATCTGATGGGAGACGAAGGAAGCGGCAGTGCTATTGGAAAACAACTGGTACGCAGATTTTTTATGCAGAAACTTCCTCAGGATTTACATCTTGAATTCAAAAATACATATGATTTAACCATTGATGAAGCGTTGAAAAATATGTATCATACGACAAGACCTAACGCTTATTTAGCCAATTTTAATAAATTTGTTGTAGAAAGGAAAGATCATCCTTACTTCCGGAAAATGATTTTCGATGAAATGATGAGTTTTTTCGATTATCAGGTTCTGCCTTATGAAGAATCAAAAGACGCTGAGATCAGTTTCATTGGTTCTATAGCCTATTACTATGAAAATATCTTACGTTCTGCGGCAGCAGAGCTTCATTTAAATGTGGGGCAAATCGTACAAAAACCTATTGAGAGTTTAGTAGATTACCACATTAAATATATACTATAAATAAAAAATAAAATTCTATGTCAAGTAAAAATAATCGCGACGAGAAGAACTTTAACCAGGCCGCGTTAGACTATCATAAAATCGAACCCAAAGGAAAAATTGAAGTTATCCCTTCAAAACCACACTCTTCACAGAGAGATCTTTCATTAGCATACTCAC from Chryseobacterium camelliae includes these protein-coding regions:
- the greA gene encoding transcription elongation factor GreA, with the translated sequence MASYVTKEGLDKMKAELEQLETIERPRITQQIAEARDKGDLSENAEYDAAKEAQGMLEMRISKLKDVISTSKIIDESQLDTSKVSILTTVKLKNNATKQEQVFKLVPDNESDLKSGKISVNTPIAKGLLGKVVGETAEITLPNGNKLSFEVLEITL
- a CDS encoding HIT family protein gives rise to the protein MSTIFTKIINGEIPAYKIAEDENFIAFLDAMPLVKGHTLVVPKKEVDLIFDLDSDEYKNLWGFAQEVAKKVKNAIPCIRVGVAVVGLEVPHAHIHLIPLNKMEDMNFRNDRLKLSVEEYTEIQNSIINS
- the clpX gene encoding ATP-dependent Clp protease ATP-binding subunit ClpX, producing the protein MNSNQCSFCGRKRNEVQMLISGQNGFICENCIEQAHSIVKDSNSKTGYSPAENIDELKKPKEIKSFLDQYVIGQDQAKKQLSIAVYNHYKRLLHAKDENREVELEKSNIIMIGETGTGKTLLAKTIARELNVPFCIVDATILTEAGYVGEDVESILSRLLMVADYDVEKAEKGIVFIDEIDKIARKSDNPSITRDVSGEGVQQGLLKLLEGSIVNVPPQGGRKHPDQKYIQVNTQNILFIAGGAFDGIKEIIERRMNKQAIGFSSEKINKVDENEYVLRNINAIDLRSFGLIPELLGRFPIITYLEKLTKETMVRIMKEPKNSIVNQFVELFKMDGIQLTFTDDAIEKIVEETMEKGLGARGLRGTTEKVLEDYMFDIGEQNEIVLTADNILVTK
- a CDS encoding T9SS type A sorting domain-containing protein, coding for MKKNLFTIALLATMCSVQAQLLHIDNSANVYVSQGTLVYSGGGVQTKGTGVVENHGNFMIQGTTTDVFRNLDASGTEITTGNAGGSFINKLNQPTAYASVNTNSSSATPVYTYGQLFISGLPQTAITGVVNQEYRAVSHGDYQQMGMPFYGKTIASLNANSGAELGKTFTTTRGSKNEILYWDNTNVYFPNLPTGLNTTMGVDTNPYAYYIMGGNGLDVSSATRTLVGRPVSDANMTVSLANAGANVNFGTGGSNLNPVNEKYYTYLQDGFSASAGLWTGNFGKNIYQFGNPFMTNLDLSNLGVNQTNSDGNYLSNIYGVRLEYQGVQYSTGGGGGASAYKFITFGGGSLAGDVDYAMIRPYGTFVVKLNDNVTQPTLNLANLRRFNYYSRNAATTPYSVSANKNGASGTLKQLGVIGLDANGKEVARTYYIVSPTTVSGHSSTVKAQVITSSSSLGTFEEDPVNGGYDLNNVNYWMYINEANEVNFKGKNIKLVNYDPSIVSYKFEIRENAALVANGTHILSAGEGFYYKKSTDTNVTAASQGATVTANGAANGVEYDLYYGVPNSGTLATSETNKSAKTMVIYNPDNDGYFVRFDGSWKTADINVFDMSGKLVFSQKGVNAKKDYDLSLDKKLNVGYIVNVVSEKGERVTSKIVR
- a CDS encoding signal peptidase, with amino-acid sequence MKKIYFKLVFTFCLLMCTFFYAQTPTNPNPPGGVGGGTPGAQASPIDMYVYVLGIVAMLLIVFFTKKYKSQKI
- a CDS encoding peroxiredoxin family protein, giving the protein MKKILLLSGMMAGLSIHAQFSITIQGPEGFKEQDAVLYTLSGSKDIIVTKEQKKNNVWTFKYPKAYSGMMKAYFPNTNNTVTFISENKNVNIRLEADGNKIKDIIYLDEANALMSSIQESSQKKEVILPALSQIKEYYKDNTEFGKALKAEIGRLSGNDNSDASKFPFVNYYNTNYNKYLSAENTKKISQDDIINFIDKSNDMLETSSLLRPLLVAYLNNGGNTNVAGSVDQLLDKLKVETPRGQTVLSELIDIFDVYDMAEYKNKYLGLAKNLKCTITDRLASTLKSNANVELGAVFPNYKFQSAVNTDAKTIHDVKADKKVIVFWSSTCSHCETELPQLLAKYKELQAKKIQIIGLSLDTDKSSYTTRIAAFPWINDSELRGWNSSYSETYNVHATPTYFILDANNKIISKPEHVGNVLEYFNAK
- a CDS encoding DUF3810 domain-containing protein — protein: MISFFESLFEIQKKTHQLLFSWVPFSLGDILYVVLGIFILYSFIEFLKKRERNKTMIRFLFTINIIYFCYQVFWGMLYFQTPIFQKLSSQKEPDINQAKALALKYLEKCKASRKRVKEDKNGIFMISNLNTIQTEILHRQQAIPRFITTKKAPEINSFKPSLFKNVMSFTGILGYYNPFTAEAQYNSQLPFTSIPFTMAHESSHQLGFAREQEANFVGYLIGSTSSNTELRYSTEYFTLRSLLRFIVETDPEFVESVLNNYSEGMKRDRAFEKAFILEHQSWLDDFFGFTNNLFLKSNQQEGSVTYSYFIDLLLNYEK
- a CDS encoding sugar MFS transporter, translated to MSNYSKQTNWGQFIPLVTVFFFWGFVAASNDILIPVFKKAFNLTQTESMLVQICFYVAYTVGSLIYMFISKGLKQDLINKIGYKNGLISGLLISAAGTLLFYPAANMGSFPLMISGLFIVGLGFSLQQIVANPLAIEVGPVETGSQRLTMAGGINNLGTTIGPLIVSFAIFGSATAASTEVSIESVKIPYLILGAAFVLVAIMLKFSSLPTVTPTNTENTDDSTPGEHRKSALQYPQLIMGMIAIFVYVGVEVSTASNLPAYMEKDLGFETKDVAPYISLYWASMMIGRWTGAVDAFDFSAGFKKILRFLAPYLAFGVFLLVNAIAKHDLTPFYVYGLIIIVMIICDVMSKGNPARMLLIFSTAGIIALLTGMFTSGMVSVYAFTSVGLFCSTLWPCIFALAINGLGKHTNQGSGLLIMMIMGGGIVSLIQGYIADLTTIHISYIVGVICFAYLAFYAIRVTGILKSQGIDLDKLTKGSGH
- a CDS encoding lysophospholipid acyltransferase family protein — translated: MGKILNYLWRFWLLLLAFFLTIFFGLPVYILSFSKKHYKYAYKFIRFWSYGMFYGMGLRHEVTKLSNQQLEKGKQYVIISNHTSIMDIMLTCILFPHHPICFVGKKELVKIPIFGTIYKRICVMVDRSSARSRADVYRRSAEKMEEGCSIVIFPEGGVPDDTSIILDEFKDGAFTLSSKHNSPIVIHTFVGLKEIFPFENSKGYPGKVKVFYNGILAPSDSPKDLKLSSFETIKKTLVKYS
- a CDS encoding GtrA family protein gives rise to the protein MRELLLRQKQILFFIIAGGLSAIVEIGSFKIFNTRLPIIFPQETNFHGIHYPLSNILSTSCGIITNYFLSIWFVFERGKHSKNREFAYFMAVSFLSTLLSLSFFQLFYSFIFKDNISLIFYTLSPEMISKIAAILLVSILNYSIKKKVIFNG